The proteins below are encoded in one region of Periplaneta americana isolate PAMFEO1 chromosome 11, P.americana_PAMFEO1_priV1, whole genome shotgun sequence:
- the LOC138709401 gene encoding cuticle protein 21-like: MAFKLVVLAALVAAASAGLLGAPAVVAPGAPFAYGAPALAHAPLAYAAPAVAKVAAPLAYAAPAVAKVAVDTDYDPNPQYSYAYDIQDALTGDSKGQQESRSGDVVQGSYSLVEPDGTRRTVEYTADPVNGFNAVVHREPAVVAKAVVAAPAIAKVAAPLAYAAPAVAKVAAPYGYGGYAAPLGYAAPLHTKAIIG; the protein is encoded by the exons ATGGCATTCAAG CTCGTCGTCCTCGCCGCCCTCGTGGCAGCCGCCAGCGCTGGTCTCCTCGGAGCTCCAGCTGTTGTGGCTCCCGGTGCCCCTTTCGCCTACGGCGCCCCTGCCCTGGCTCACGCCCCCCTCGCCTATGCAGCCCCCGCTGTAGCTAAGGTCGCCGCTCCCTTGGCTTACGCTGCTCCCGCCGTCGCCAAGGTCGCCGTCGACACCGACTACGACCCTAACCCCCAGTACAGCTACGCCTACGACATCCAGGACGCTCTGACCGGTGACTCCAAGGGACAGCAGGAGAGCCGCAGCGGAGACGTCGTCCAGGGCAGCTACAGCCTGGTTGAGCCCGACGGCACCCGCCGTACCGTCGAGTACACCGCCGACCCCGTTAACGGATTCAACGCCGTCGTTCACCGTGAACCCGCAGTGGTCGCCAAGGCTGTCGTCGCCGCCCCTGCCATCGCTAAGGTCGCCGCTCCTCTTGCCTATGCCGCCCCCGCCGTTGCTAAGGTCGCCGCTCCCTACGGATATGGTGGATATGCTGCCCCCCTGGGATACGCCGCTCCTCTGCACACAAAGGCCATCATCGGCTAA